The genome window GCCAGCTCCTTTAGCTCTGCTAGTACGCCTAGTATGGGTATACTGTGCTCTGCACGGGCAAATCACCGCTCTACTTAGCTCGACATACTTatatctgaacacacacacctgcgtacgcacacacacacacacacacacacacacatattcaaaacGTACTTACCCATAAGAAGCGCAGCTTTACAAGATAGAGACACCACAACACTTGAAAACAGGTAAACCTCACAGTGTTTCTGCAGGCAGCGTagaagaaatgtttttcctcGAAATTTATTtaagctaacatgctaactctGTAGAGCATCTCTCAGCTGAACCTATGTTGAACCCATTTCTCAGGTGTCTGGTTCCGTTTCATCCGTAAAATGTGCGGAAGAACTGCTTGCACTCTTGCTCCTGACGAGGTGAGACGAGCTTGCACCTACAGAAACCGAAGCGGAAAGCGGAGACGGCCCCGGTGGAGGGATGGGGATGCGGACAAATACCGACCCTCTTACAACAAGAACCCCCAGTCCATGAGTCCAGTCCTGTTGTCCAAGAAGCATTTCGATAAGGTAAGAACAAGCTGGTTATTTCCGTGCCTGAGAGTGTCATCAAGTCTATGAACGGAAGAACAGACAGGAAGGTTTCACCCTGTAACATAAAGTTACACATCAGAAACACTTTGGTTAACTTTTGGTAGAAAACTCAAGGTGAGGAGAtacataatgaaaatgatcaaactCTAAAATCACTCCGATGTATGTTTAGTTTTTTAGATAGCAATGAACAGTGAACATTATGCTAGTCTTATTCTTAATTTACTTCcttactctttttttctataGTACAATTCAGTGCAATAACACTACAACCACAGTCACAGTCATAATACCATGAAACATTGTAGGCCTCAAATGGTAGTATGTACTTATTGCATTGAATTGCATTATTTAGTGTCAATCCTCATGTCATTGTGTCACTCCTTGAATGTGTTCCCAGGATGCTCCTGTGGATGAGTTTGTGTTGGCCTCAATGCGTTGGGGTCTTGTACCTTCCTGGTTCAAAGAGGATGATCCAAGCAAGATGCGCTACAGCACCAGCAACTGCCGCAGCGAGAATATACTGGAGAAGAAATCGTACAAGGTGCATACAATTTAAGACTGTGCAGAGTGCCTTACCTCTTGTATTGTGGGCCTGAGGGAGCTGGAGTGTGTCTctgataactttttttttttttttcccctgaaagGACCCAATGAAAAAAGGACAGCGCTGCGTCATCCTGGCTGATGGTTTTTATGAGTGGATGAGGGTGGAGAAAACCAAGCAGCCTTTCTTCATCTACTTCCCCCAGACTCATGGATCCAGTCAGGAGAACACAGGGGATCAGGATGACCCCAAGACCTCAGCTCGCAGTAAGGTAAATTCAGAGACAGCGTGCCCTGTCTTGACTGAGGTTCGTACTGGGTTTTGTGTAACAATATGAGCACCGTGAAAATTTGCTTTCATTCAGAACAAAAGTATGAGAGAATGGAGCTATGGTGGAAATTACCATGGCTAGAAATTTCCTGTGTGGGAGAGAAGCCAAGGCAAAAATGCTGCACGTGTCCTCCAGGTGTTCCTTCAGCATTAAATTCTTTTTGCAATACCAATACCAACACCTGGTTTGATTTTAATGTTAGTGTCAGGTTGTGGACTTGAAAGTCAGAAACCAACAAAGTCTGTCACCATTTAAACATTAATATGGCTCTgcctgtctgctctctgctgtgtgttggcCAGGAGGGGGAAGCACCAGG of Lates calcarifer isolate ASB-BC8 linkage group LG12, TLL_Latcal_v3, whole genome shotgun sequence contains these proteins:
- the hmces gene encoding abasic site processing protein HMCES, with the translated sequence MCGRTACTLAPDEVRRACTYRNRSGKRRRPRWRDGDADKYRPSYNKNPQSMSPVLLSKKHFDKDAPVDEFVLASMRWGLVPSWFKEDDPSKMRYSTSNCRSENILEKKSYKDPMKKGQRCVILADGFYEWMRVEKTKQPFFIYFPQTHGSSQENTGDQDDPKTSARSKEGEAPGKWSGWRLLTMAGLFDCWTPPGGGEPLYSYSVITVNASPNLQNIHDRMPAILDGEDEVRRWLDFGEVKSLDALKLLQSKNILTFHPVSSLVNNTRNNSPECLQPVDLGSKKEPKPTASSKRMMSWLASSSPSKRKESSTPESKESKAETPSKSKGALQQWLHGANKKQRTK